From the Eschrichtius robustus isolate mEscRob2 chromosome 3, mEscRob2.pri, whole genome shotgun sequence genome, the window GGAGGGAAGTTGTCAAACGGAGGCCGAGGGAAATGAGGCGGAGGCCGCCGAGAAGCGAGGAGCCCCGCCCCTCCACCATAGCGGCCTCCCAGTGCCGCCTCTTCCGTTACAGCCTCCCGCCCTCCCCTGCCTTCCGGCCCTAGGCCGGGCCGGGCCTCGCTGGGCCCCTCGAGAGTAACCTCTGAGCCGTGGCCCCTTTGGGGAGAGGAGATGCCCAATCCCCGCTTGGGACTGTGTCCGAAAGGAAAGGGCTAGAACGGGCTTCGGACCCGGCTAGGCTGGCAGAAGGCGGCCCCTGCCTCGCGGCGGCCAACAAGACCTCTGGTCCTGAGGACCCTGGGTCCgaacaccaccacccaccccccgcccgcccccgagGATGTTAGTCTTACCCAGAGAGTCCTGGGCTCCGATTCAACAGGTTTTCCTATCTGCTCAGATAGGGCCCTCCCTGACCTAAGCATAGCCAGCAAGAGCATGCGCTGTCATTGGACAAGTCCTGGGCTGGGAGTTGGGAGACCCAGGTTGTAATTCTGGCTCTGAAAGAGCGCATCCCCTTTGGCAGGAGTGACGGCTGGTGGAAAGATTGATGtttcagacaaaagaaaaaaagacattctccTTAAATATAGCCTTGGGAGTCCCACTTGACCccagtgagcctcagtttccacatccatAAAATGGCGATGGTAATTACACAGGGTCTAATGAGATCTCTGATGTAAAAACTCTGGAGAGTTTTATTACTCACCTCTCTGGGGCATATTTATCTCACGGGATAATAGGGTAAAACTAGTTGCTCTGTAAGTGTCCTGCCAGTTCAGAGGGTCCGTGATTTCGTAAACGGGTTGTTGGGAAGTGATGCCCGCAATTAGCTGACAGGGAGAGCTCActggctttatttttgttttcacatgGTTTACCTGTAAACTAAGTGTAGGCTACAAGTCTTCTGTGATCGCTGGGTCTAGAGCGTGACtctggagaaaggaaaggaagaatggaAGCCTGGTGAAGAGGCAGAGGTGGGTTCcgtgcttttctttttccaactCTTCTGCATGTGGGTGGGaaatgaaggaagggaaaaagtgAATTCACCCTAGGATGGAGAACTAGCGGCCGTGTAAGGTTGGCTGTGCTTGTTTCTACGATTCCTCTCGATTCGGCGAGTCAGATGTTGGCAGTGTTGGGGGGATTTCAAAAGCTTGCCTTTGAACTGAATTTTGATGAGCAAACCGGTGTGGCGTTTGtggcccctcccttcctccaggcTTCCTGGTGATGGAGTAAGCAACAGGCGCCCCCTTGTGCTGAGAGGAAAGAGAACTGTTGCTTATGGCCAGTTTTCTGGAGAAACTGTTTTCCTGTGGCTTCTGTGACTTTGTCGTTTTGCTCTCAACATGAGATATGCTGGGAGGAGTACCCGGAGCAGGGATTTTATATCCAGAGCCAATGAACTGGTGAAGCCATATCCAGTGCTTGCTACTTCCACTCAATTAGAACACAGGCTTAAAATGCCTGTTTGTAGTGCTAGGCCCTGCCCTCATAAACAACCTAAATAAGCAATAGCTATAAAGACGACAAGGCAGAGTGTAATGAGAGCATATCACATAGTCTAGTGAGAGTCAGAGAATTCCAGAAACAAGTGATGACCTAAAGGTTTGATAGGTGTTAGCCagataagagaagaaagaaaagtcttCCAGGCCTCCCTGTTAATTtctcagttctagtagtttttcctTTAGGGTTAGTTCTTCACCCCGAGTTGTGGAGCTGCCTCTGATGCTCTTGCCCTTCCTTCTGATTTCCAACTGGTTCCGTAGGAGCCATTGCTACTTCTTTTAGCACAaggaattgttaaaaaaaaaaaaaaaaaaagccttaatgTGCATTCCTTCCCTCAGAGTGGCTTTGCAGTTGTTTATACATTGCTGCCATTCCAACAAAGAGATGGGAAATAACAGTTTTCCCCATCCCTAGTAGTCGACTCTGTCGTCCCCCTAAGTTTGTTTTAGCAATGTGAGCTGGCTGAAGTCCTGCTGAGTggtggttttcttttccttctccacttAATTTAACAGACCAGCTGAACACACATCAGAGAGCTTAACTAGAGTGTGTAGTCATTATGGTCTTCCAGTTCAGTTCTATGCCCCACTTTTGGGACTCTGGTTTGGGACCTAGTTTATTATTCTGGGCAACAGAGAAAGGGCACACACTAAATAACAGCAACCACAATATAGATTTGGTAGTACTTCTTCACACTTCAGTCCATTTCACCACCGTGACAATTTCATGAGACAGGCAAAATAGTccgatctcatttttttttaattaatttatttatttattataaatttatttatttatctttggctgcattggtctctgttgctgcgcgcgggctttatctagttgctgtgagcaggggctactcttctttgcagtgcgcgggcttcttattgtggtggcttctcatgttgcagagcaggggctctagacgcgtgggcttcagtagttgtggcacacgggctcagtagctgtggctcacgggctctagagcgcaggctcagtagttagggcgcgtgggcttagttgctccacggcatgtgggatcttcccggaccagggctcgaacctgtgtcctctgcattggcaggcggattcttaaccactgtgccaccaggaaagtcccccgaTCTCATTTTATACACAGAGAACTGAGGCTTAGAAGAACAAAATGAGAACTTATGAATGACAAagtcaggacttgaacccaggtctttagTTCCTGGATAGGGGCACTCAACAGGCTTTTAAAGGTTTTCTGTGAGCTTAGCTGTCCAGCTTCATGCCTACCTGTGTGGAACTTCCCCTACAACAATACAGTGCTTCAGAGTGACACCAAGAGGTTCCATCTGCCTTTAAGATGCTTTTCCCTCATCTGGAAAGTAAGGTGGTTAAGTTTGCCATAGTAGTCCTGAAGCAGGGGTGATGTTTTCATGAAAAATGCTTTCAAGAATTTACTTTCTGCCCATGTGTGACATTTCCTCCTTGGGTTTTGGAGTTTAGAAGCCTGAGGGAGTTCAGCTCTGGCAGCAGCCCCCCTGAATTCCTGGTGGTGAGAGGATGTGGCCCCTGGACACATCCCGGAAAGAGGTCCTGGGGTTTGCAGTCAGCTGCCGTGTCCTGACTCTGGTGCTGCAGGTCAGTCTCTGATCTTTTGTCCTGAACATGCTATTGCCACATGACTGGGCTAGATGTTAAGAATAGGCCTcatcttctttccctttcccagATGCGCCCCCCCCGACCATGTGGTTAGAACTATAGAGACCTAGACCACATAGCTGAAAAGTGGACAGGACTCTTAGATATGACCTATTAatctcttattttatatttatttatttatttattttgatctaTTAATCTCTTATTTTACATATGAAGtagctgaggcccagaaaggataAATGGCTTCCTTAAAGTCACAAGGCAAGTTAGAGAAGGACCAGAATCAGACCCCAGGTTTCCTTACTCTTGGGCTAGTGGTCTTTCCAGCAGACCATGATGTTCTGTAACCAGAACAGGTGTGTTCTGGTTTAGGGTGTGACAGCTCAAAGCGTTGCCCTGGGTCCCCTGACCAGGAGACTGAGCGTTGCATCAGTCAGTTGAGTGGGAGAGAGGTGGCACTGTCCTGAGACCATCTGTGTATATTTGTTTAGTCAGCAGTGTCTCCTACTCTTCCCCCAGCTGTGTCCCCTTGCTGTCTCACCCACACACAACCCCCAGAATGCATTTTGCAACTCCCTTTCCCCTCCAAGGCTTCCCTTGATacatattttaatcaaatttcaGGTATATATGAACTATGTatggtgcctagcacagtgcccagtGCTTAGTAGGTCTTCAGTATCTGTTATTGTTGAATGTATGTCAACACCCTAGGGATGTTCTATTAGCATATTATAtgtgcctttcatcacaagcaCATTCTCTCTGAGGCTCATCGGTGGTTCCTTTGTGGAAAactccttttttctctcctcccccactaTATGAGGCATAACAGCCTCTGCTGGGTCCCAGGTTTAGTTAGAAGTGTCTTCAGCTTGGAGACTAGGGCTGTTACCTGTGACTGTCACTCCTTTCCCACTTGTTTTCACTGTTTGAAGTGGCCTGATAAAGAAACTGACCGAAAAAGGAAAGAGCCTTAAAAATGAGGTTATACTCCTGTTGCTAGGCTGGAAAACTGACTTGATGATGTCTTTGAACCAGCATCAGCTGAATGATTGACAGAACTAAGGGAGCAATACTGTGACTCGGCATCTGGGATAGGGTACCAGGACAGCTGGGTTCTAATTCAGATGGTGATTTGGAAACaaatatgtttcctctatactgTTTGCTCAACAACCAAATTTTATTAAGTTCCTGCTCTGGTCAAAGAACTATGCTAGGTGGGAGTATAAAAAGTCACGATCTCTTTTCCCTTAAGTAGCTGACCAAATCTAATGGGGCAAAAAGACATTTAATAATAATGCTATTTCattatcctcccctcccccccttccagCTTTAAAGCTCATGCCATCAGGTTATACCCCAGTTACCCTTTGTTGTTGCTGTCATCTCTGTTAGCTACAACTCATTCCTCCTCATTCCTTGAAGGTTTTAGCTCCTGATTCACTGTTGCTCTTTCCAGCACTACTGTATATTTCTTGGTGGTTTCAGTATTAATAAAGCTGATACATCTAACCACTATCTCCTATCTTTCCAGTTCACTCCCTCCACTACCCCAGTTCTAACGATTCTTCCACTCCCTCAGGACTTATCCATTGATTCTACCACGGTTTCACTGTCCCTCACCTACCTCATGGCTTCAGCTCCACTTCTTACCCAGCTTAGATTCCATGGTCCACCATGCATACACGTACAACTCACTCGCTCCCTTCTCCCTATGTCTTAATCACAAGACAAAAGCCCAACCTTGGTTAAATTCAATTCTGTGTCTACTCCACGCGTGCATCTGCCCAGAGAAAAGCACACAACTGTGTTAACTAGTCTCTTTGTATTCAATATCATTAACCCAAGTGAGTCCTTAGTGCTACCTGGCAATCTTAGTGTATTTCCCTGGTCCAGTTGCTCACCCATTCTCTCAAATTTTTCTGCACATCAGAATCAGCTGGGAGAGCTAAAAACAATCTAAACGCCCAGGCTGTACCCCATATTGGTTAAGTCATCAATGTTGTGGCAGGAGGGAAactcaggcatcagtatttttgaaACTCCTTGGGCGATTCCAGTGCACAGCCTATTTTGAGAACTAGGGTCATAGATGACTTATTTTacacattttcctcttttctcaagTCTCTAGCACCTTTTCCCCAGCTTGTTTTCCTGAGTGAAAATTCagaagtagaagcaagaagaagtaACCTTCTGAATACTTCCACCACAGCCATCAGCATACCTACATCTGCACCTCTGTGCCTTCACTACTGAAGGGTGGATGAACTGTCTGTCTCCTCTCTAAGGCCAGTTCCACCTCCACAGCAGATTCCATCCCCTTTTGCCTGCTCCAGCAATTCTTCCCTTTCTCGCCTGCATACTCAGTGGTTTCCTTTCCACTGGATATTCCCACTGGCAAACAAATACTTACCTCCCACctttggaaaaaaaacaacaagattTCTTTTGACCCCACAATGTCATTCACCTACTACCCCATTTCTCTGCTTCCCTTTACAGGAAAACTCCTCCAAACGGTTGTCTGTATTGCTGTCTCACTTCTCCCCTTCTCTGCTGAACCCAGTCCAGGCagtcttctctctcctccactccACTGAAGTAGCTCTTGTCAAAGTCACCAATGACATTCCCATTGCTAAAGCCAGCAGTCAGTTTTCAGTCCCCATCTTACTTGACCTATCAGCAACATTTAAGAGCCGATCACTCCTTTGCTTTACTTGGTTCTATGACACCATGCTCTCCTGGTTTCCTCCCTACCTCACTGACCTTCCTTCTTTACCTTTATTGCTAGATCCTCACTCTCTTTCGAGCCTCTAAATGTTGACATGTCTGAGGCCCAGTCCTCGGATCTCTTCTTTTCTCTATCTGCACTTCTTCCCTGGGTGATCTCATTCAGTCTCACACCTTTTAATATCATCCATACACTTATGACTCCCAAATTTGTATCTCTAGCCCTGATTGCTCTCCTGACCCTCAGACTCATCTCACTGTCTCGTTGACCTCTGCACTGGAATGTCCATCTCAAACTTAACTTGTGATTCTTCCCCAACATGTCTGTTCCTCCTCATTTTATTAAATGGTAATTCTTCCACTGGCTCAACCAAAATCCTAGTTCTCCTTCATCCCACAGGCTCTCTTCAATGCCATCATCCCAGACCATCATGCAGAAGCCTTCTCTCCTCCTCGCCTCACCCCCTCCGGCTCTGTGGACCAACTTGTGGAAAGCCTCCTGGGCGGCCTATCTCACTGGGATGCTGAACACTTCCTGTTCATTGCTGAGCATGGCTACCTGTATGAGCACAACTTTGCCTTCTTCCCTGGTTTCCCCCTGGTCCTGTTTGTGGGGACTGAATTGCTGAGACCCCTGTGGGGGTTACTGAGCCTGCGGAGTTGCCTGCTACTCTCAGTAGCATCGCTCAATTCCTTGTTCTCCGTGCTGGCCGCACTTGCGCTTCATGACCTGGGCTGTCTGGTTTTGCGCTGTCCCCGCCAGGCTTTTTATGGAGCGCTGCTCTTCTGCCTCAGCCCCGCCAATGTCTTCCTGGCGGCTGGCTACTCAGAAGCTTTGTTTGCCCTCCTGACATTCAGCGCCCTGGGGCAGCTGGAAAGGGGCCGAAGCTGGACTAGTGGACTCCTCTTTGCCCTTGCCACTGGCGTGCGCTCCAACGGGCTGGTCAACGTTGGCTTCCTCGTGCATTCTCAGTGCCGagcctttttctcttctctcgtGGTGCGGAATCCCCTGAGACAGCTCTTGAAGCTGATGGGCTCTGTGTTCCTGTCAGTGCTCACACTTAGCCTTCCCTTTGCCCTCTTTCAATATTACGCCTATACCCAGTTCTGTCTGCCAGGCTCAGCCTACCCCATTCCTGAGCCCTTGCTGCAACTAGCTGTGGACAAGGGCTACCGAATCATAGAGGGAAATGAGCCGCCTTGGTGCTCCTGGGAACTTCCCCTAATATACAGCTACATCCAGGATATCTATTGGAATGTTGGCTTTTTGAGATACTATGAACTCAAGCAGGTGCCCAATTTTCTACTGGCTGCACCAATGGCTATACTGGTTGCCTGGGCAACTTGGACATATGTGACCACCCATCCTTGGCTCTGCCTTACACTTGGGATGCAAAGGAGCAAGaacaaagagaccccagagaagcCTGGTCCTGGATTCCTCAGTCCTCGGGTGTTTGTGTACCTAGTCCACGCTGCAGTGCTGCTGCTGTTCGGCAGTCTGTGCATGCATGTTCAGGTGAGGTGGACTCCTGGCTGGGAAAAGGTGGGAACACAGGCCAAACCCCTTAGTCAGGGACAGGGAGGACATTTAACTTCTCCCCTTTGAGTGACCTGTacctaatttattcattcaacaactatttggGGATGTTTTTAGTGTGAGTTCCTGGGTCAGATCACTGAGGGTAGAACATAAATAAGCTAAGATTGCTGCCCTAGTAGGTCTTGTGGTCAAAATGGAGAGACAGACATTTAACAGCTTAAATTATAGTATAGTGGGATGGAATTGGAGATACTTTTGAGGTAAAGTATTGTGAAAGCACAGAGGAATAAGTGGCTAACTGGctgaaggaggtgaggagggCATCATATTTAGGCTGGGTCCTGAAGAGTAAGAAGGAATTCCATTTAAGAAGCAGAGGAAGAACATTCTGGGCAAATGGAAGGGCACGTGCGAAGACAACGAGAGTTGTGAAAGGACCTGATCTGACTAAGTTACAGGAATAGCACAGAGGGTATCTCTGGGACCTTCCCCTAACATACAACTATACCCAGAATGTCTGCTTGAATGTCGACTTTCTGAGGTACTCTGAGCTCTGGCAGGTGCTCCATTTTCAGAGGAGCGATCTTGTGCAATGTTCGGTTGGTGGGGAGGATAGAGAGGCATGGGAAGGGTTTGATCATACATTCGATTTTTTTTGGTTCCTGGTTGTGGCCCCAGGTCCACCATAAACCCtgaggaagtctttttttttttttttaatttattttttttatttatttatttttggctgtgttgggtcttcgtttctgtgcgagggctttctctagttgcggcgagtgggggccactcttcatcgcggtgcgcgggcctctcaccgtcgcggcctctcttgttgtggagcacagcctccagacgcgcagtctcagcagttgtggctcacgggcccagttgccccgcggcatgtgggatcttcccagaccagggctcgaacccgtgtcccctgcattggcaggcagattctcaaccactgcaccaccagggaagcccctgaggaaGTCTTTTTGTCTCCATGCTGGCCACCCCTCAGCAGTTGCTGCCTCTTGGAGGCGCACATTGGCTGTTTGTGCAGTTCTCTGAGCTGTGTGACTAAGAGGCACAGGGGAAATAGAAAGGAGCACTCTGTGTTTGTAGCTGGATGAGCTAGTAGCGTGAATGCCAGTGAAGCTTAGAGTTTCAAGGATAGATGAGGGAGACCATTTGGAGACCTGGCTCTGACTTTCCCTAGAGGGACAGTGTTGAACCACAGGATCCCCTGCCCcctttctctctgctttgccaTCCCCGTGGGATGAGGGAACCGTTTCACGGGGCAGGGGATAAGAGTCCTGGCCCTGGGCTAAAAGTGGAccccacagacttttttttttttttttttttttttttttggccatgccgcgtggcatgtgggatcttagttccccaaccagggatcttatccacgccccctgcgttggaagcgcggaatcttaaccactggaccgccagagaagtcccctgaCCACAACCCCCATAGAATTTTTAGTATCAATTGGCCCATTATTGTGGTAATTAGTGTGTAGCCATGTTTATTTGTAACATTGCAGCACCTGGCTGGTGTCATGCACAGCTTTCTTTATAAGGCAGATCCTAAGCTCTGCTGAATGAATATCTTTTCCAGTGTAATACATTTCTAGTCTTAGAGCTATAGCTCACCCagcagcagggaagtcccaggctcaTCCAGTTTGAGGCAGTAACATTCCAGTAATTGTGTGGGTTTTCCCCCTCTTATGATTTCCAGGTTCTCACCAGGTTTTTATGCTCCTCCACTCCTATCGTGTACTGGTTTTCAGCTCACTTGCTTCAGGATCAAGAACCGCTGCTGAGATCCCTAGAGACTGTGCCTTGGAAGCCTCTTTCAGGGGACTCCCCACCAGGACAAAAGGTCCCCAGAAACTCTATCATGGGACTCTTGTACAACTGGAAAACTTGTTCTCTGGTCACACGATGCATTCTAGGCTACTTCCTGACTTACTGGCTCCTGGGACTACTCCTGCATTGCAACTTCCTACCTTGGACATGACCTGGAGACTTAGGGGACAGGCTTGAAGCAGACTTAACCAGGGTCTGAAAGTACAGATACATGCTGGGGCTGCCTGAGCTGCCCTGGAACCCTTACTCTGCCCTGTTAGAACCTCTCTCTCCTTGAAGGTTGGTTAGGAATGGGAGAAGTGTGAGCCTCTAGAGAGCCCCTTCTGGTCCTGGCTATGGCAGATTTTAAGGTAGTAACTATTTTCTctgtaaatgaagaaatattctTCCAGGTCTAAAGCATACCTGGATCTGTCTTGTCAATCAACCATAGCAGAGATAGTCTTAAACTTACCACCCACCCACAcgtaaatttaaatgtaaattatttaaatgtgaatttcatcaAAGGC encodes:
- the PIGV gene encoding GPI mannosyltransferase 2, whose amino-acid sequence is MWPLDTSRKEVLGFAVSCRVLTLVLQALFNAIIPDHHAEAFSPPRLTPSGSVDQLVESLLGGLSHWDAEHFLFIAEHGYLYEHNFAFFPGFPLVLFVGTELLRPLWGLLSLRSCLLLSVASLNSLFSVLAALALHDLGCLVLRCPRQAFYGALLFCLSPANVFLAAGYSEALFALLTFSALGQLERGRSWTSGLLFALATGVRSNGLVNVGFLVHSQCRAFFSSLVVRNPLRQLLKLMGSVFLSVLTLSLPFALFQYYAYTQFCLPGSAYPIPEPLLQLAVDKGYRIIEGNEPPWCSWELPLIYSYIQDIYWNVGFLRYYELKQVPNFLLAAPMAILVAWATWTYVTTHPWLCLTLGMQRSKNKETPEKPGPGFLSPRVFVYLVHAAVLLLFGSLCMHVQVLTRFLCSSTPIVYWFSAHLLQDQEPLLRSLETVPWKPLSGDSPPGQKVPRNSIMGLLYNWKTCSLVTRCILGYFLTYWLLGLLLHCNFLPWT